Within the Deinococcus cellulosilyticus NBRC 106333 = KACC 11606 genome, the region GCTCGTGGTTTGCTCCTGTGGAGATCCCTGTTACCTGCACCCCTCTGGCCGTCAAAAAAGCAGCAAGTTGACGGGCCAGGCCTGGAAGTTCACTGCTGTTGACCACCTCAGCGCTGAAAGGCTGCTTGAACATCGCAGGGAAAAGTTCCATGGCAAACCGGGAACGGTCTGCTTCCAGCAAAGTGGTCCCTGCAACTTCACGCACGGAAAACTGAACCGACTTGATGCGCTTGCTGGAAGCGTAAGGAAAGTATCCCAGCAGTGATCTCACATCAAGATCTGTCTGCGTTCTTTTTAAGAGCTCTCCCAGAGACCCCACCAGGGCCAGAGCATGTTGAGGTTGCTTGACGCGCCCCATCAATTGTCTCAGGGCCTCGCGTTGCCGCTGGGTGCGTCCATAATCGTCCCCGGCACCTTTGCGCACCCTCAGATACAACACGGCCTCCTGCCCTGCAAGGTGGTGGGAACCAGCTGCCAGTTGAAAATTCACACCAGCAGCATGGTCGATCCATTTCATTCCAGGGACTGGAACCTGAACATCCAGCCCTCCCAGCCGATCCACAATCTGGGCAGCCAATTCAGTGTCGATCACAGCATGATGGTGAATGGCAATGCCTGTGAGATCTTGCAGGTCCTGTTTCAGCAAGGGCATGCCTCCCATCCCGTAAGAAGTGTTGATTCTGCGGTTGGTATGCAGGACCCGGATGTCCCTGGGAACACTCACCACCTGCACTGCATTTCCCGGCAAGGTGGTGATCAAGAGCAGGGTATCTGTATGCCCTCCAGAGGTCATGCGTTCTGTCCCAGACGTGCAACGCTGTGCCGGAACAGACACCGAACCTTCCTTGCAATAGGCCACTTCAAGCC harbors:
- a CDS encoding LCP family protein; this translates as MEFEIPRKKRRPILWVILFLLVVFSGLIYVMVVNEIATQSTRLENQTLLLAGLEVAYCKEGSVSVPAQRCTSGTERMTSGGHTDTLLLITTLPGNAVQVVSVPRDIRVLHTNRRINTSYGMGGMPLLKQDLQDLTGIAIHHHAVIDTELAAQIVDRLGGLDVQVPVPGMKWIDHAAGVNFQLAAGSHHLAGQEAVLYLRVRKGAGDDYGRTQRQREALRQLMGRVKQPQHALALVGSLGELLKRTQTDLDVRSLLGYFPYASSKRIKSVQFSVREVAGTTLLEADRSRFAMELFPAMFKQPFSAEVVNSSELPGLARQLAAFLTARGVQVTGISTGANHEPHTLLELSEFNSLALDHYFLGSATEDLQITEHARIILGEDFPVQYPLLYKVLLNL